A section of the Pan paniscus chromosome 11, NHGRI_mPanPan1-v2.0_pri, whole genome shotgun sequence genome encodes:
- the TAF1L gene encoding LOW QUALITY PROTEIN: transcription initiation factor TFIID subunit 1-like (The sequence of the model RefSeq protein was modified relative to this genomic sequence to represent the inferred CDS: deleted 1 base in 1 codon), translating to MGPGCDLLLRAAATVTAAIMSDSDSEEDSSGGGPFTLAGILFGNISGTGQLEGESVLDDECKKHLAGLGALGLGNLITELTANEELTGTGGALVNDEGWIRSTEDAVDYSDINEVAEDESRRHQQTMGSLQPLYHSDYEDDYDADCEDIDCKLMPPPPPPPGPMKKDKDQDAITCVSESGEDIILPSIIAPSFLASEKVDFSSYSDSESEMGPQEATQAESEDGKLTLPLAGIMQHDATKLLPSVTELFPEFRPGKVLRFLHLFGPGKNVPSVWRSARRKRKKHRELIQEEQIQEVECSVESEVSQKSLWNYDYAPPPPPEQCLADDEITMMVPVESKFSQSTGDVDKVTDTKPRVAEWRYGPARLWYDMLGVSEDGSGFDYGFKLRKTQHEPVIKSRMMEEFRKLEESNGTDLLADENFLMVTQLHWEDSIIWDGEDVKHKGTKPQGASLAGWLPSIKTRNVVAYNVQQGFAPTLDDDKPWYSIFPIDNEDLVYGRWEDNIIWDAQAMPRLLEPPVLALDPNDENLILEIPDEKEEATSNSPSKESKKESSLKKSRILLGKTGVIREEPQQNMSQPEVKDPWNLSNDEYYFPKQQGLRGTFGGNIIQHSIPAMELWQPFFPTHMGPIKIRQFHRPPLKKYSFGALSQPGPHSVQPLLKHIKKKTKMRERERQASGGGELFFMRTPQDLTGKDGDLILAEYSEENGPLMMQVGMATKIKNYYKRKPGKDPGAPDCKYGETVYCHTSPFLGSLHPGQLLQALENNLFRAPVYLHKMPETDFLIIRTRQGYYIRELVDIFVVGQQCPLFEVPGPNSRRANMHIRDFLQVFIYRLFWKSKDRPRRIRMEDIKKAFPSHSESSIRKRLKLCADFKRTGMDSNWWVLKSDFRLPTEEEIRAKVSPEQCCAYYSMIAAKQRLKDAGYGEKSFFAPEEENEEDFQLKIDDEVHAAPWNTTRAFIAAMKGKCLLEVTGVADPTGCGEGFSYVKIPNKPTQQKDDKEPQAVKKTVTGTDADLRRLSLKNAKQLLRKFGVPEEEIKKLSRWEVIDVVRTMSTEQAHSGEGPMSKFARGSRFSVAEHQEHYKEECQRIFDLQNKVLSSTEVLSTDTDSSSAEDSDFEEMGKNIENMLQNKKTSSQLSHEWEEQERKELRRMLLVAGSAASGNNHRDDDTASMTSLNSSATGHCLKIYRTFRDEEGKEYVRCETVRKPAVIDAYVRIRTTKDEKFIQKFALFDEKHREEMRKERRRIQEQLRRLKRSQEKEKLKGPPEKKPKKVKERPDLKLKCGACGAIGHMRTNKFCPLYYQTNVPPSKPVAMTEEQEEELEKTVIHNDNEELIKVEGTKIVLGKQLIENVDEVRRKSLVLKFPKQQLPPKKKRRVGTTVHCDYLNIPHKSIHRRRTDPMVTLSSILESIVNDMRDLPNTHPFHTPVNAKFVKDYYKIITRPMDLQTLRENVRKCLYPSREEFREHLELIVKNSATYNGPKHSLTQISQSMLDLCDEKLKEKEDKLARLEKAINPLLDDDDQVAFSFILDNIVTQKMMAVPDSWPFHHPVNKKFVPDYYKMIVNPVDLETIRKNISKHKYQSRESFLDDVNLILANSVKYNGPESQYTKTAQEIVNICYQTITEYDEHLTQLEKDICTAKEAALEEAELESLDPMTPGPYTSQPPDMYDTNTSLSMSRDASVFQDESNMFVLDISTATPEKQMCQGQGRLGEEDSDVDVEGYDDEEEDGKPKPPAPEGGDGDLADEEEGTVQQPEASVLYEDLLISEGEDDEEDAGSDEEGDNPFSAIQLSESGSDSDVGYGGIRPKQPSCFSMLQENTRMGMENEESMMSHEGDGGEASHDLEDSNISYGSCEEPDPKLNTQDTSFSSIGNFQLGMVAHTCNLSTLGGRGGRIT from the exons ATGGGACCCGGCTGCGATTTGCTGCTGAGGGCAGCAGCTACCGTCACTGCCGCCATCATGTCAGACTCAGACAGCGAGGAAGATTCATCTGGAGGTGGCCCGTTTACTTTAGCGGGTATCCTTTTTGGCAACATCAGTGGAACAGGGCAGCTGGAGGGGGAAAGCGTCTTGGATGATGAGTGTAAGAAGCACTTGGCAGGCTTAGGGGCTTTGGGGCTGGGCAACCTAATCACTGAACTCACGGCAAATGAAGAATTGACCGGGACTGGCGGTGCCTTGGTAAATGATGAAGGGTGGATTAGGAGTACAGAAGATGCTGTAGACTATTCAGACATCAATGAGGTGGCAGAAGATGAAAGCCGAAGACACCAGCAGACGATGGGGAGCTTGCAGCCCCTTTACCACTCGGATTATGAAGATGACTATGATGCTGATTGTGAAGACATTGATTGCAAGTTGatgcctcctccacctccacccccgGGACCAATGAAGAAGGATAAGGACCAAGATGCTATTACCTGTGTGTCTGAAAGTGGAGAAGACATCATCTTGCCCTCCATCATTGCCCCTTCCTTTTTGGCCTCAGAGAAAGTGGATTTCAGTAGTTACTCTGATTCAGAATCTGAGATGGGACCTCAGGAAGCAACACAGGCAGAATCTGAGGATGGAAAGCTGACCCTTCCATTGGCTGGGATTATGCAGCATGATGCCACCAAGCTGTTGCCAAGTGTCACAGAACTTTTTCCAGAATTTCGACCTGGAAAAGTGTTACGCTTCCTACATCTTTTTGGACCAGGGAAGAATGTCCCATCTGTTTGGCGGAGTGCtcggagaaagaggaagaagcatCGTGAGCTGATACAGGAAGAGCAGATCCAGGAGGTGGAATGCTCAGTAGAATCAGAAGTCAGCCAGAAGTCTTTGTGGAACTATGACTACgctccaccaccacccccagagcAGTGTCTCGCTGATGATGAAATCACGATGATGGTTCCTGTGGAGTCCAAATTTTCCCAATCAACTGGAGATGTAGATAAAGTGACAGATACCAAACCAAGAGTGGCTGAGTGGCGTTATGGGCCTGCCCGACTGTGGTATGATATGCTGGGTGTCTCCGAAGATGGCAGTGGGTTTGACTATGGCTTCAAACTGAGAAAGACACAACATGAACCTGTGATAAAATCTAGAATGATGGAGGAATTTAGGAAACTTGAGGAAAGCAATGGCACTGATCTTCTGGCTGACGAAAACTTCCTGATGGTGACACAGCTGCATTGGGAGGATTCTATCATCTGGGATGGGGAGGATGTCAAACACAAAGGGACAAAACCTCAGGGTGCAAGCCTGGCAGGCTGGCTTCCTTCTATTAAGACTAGGAATGTAGTGGCTTACAATGTTCAGCAAGGTTTTGCACCCACTCTGGATGATGACAAACCTTGGTACTCCATTTTTCCCATTGACAATGAGGATCTGGTGTATGGACGCTGGGAGGACAATATCATTTGGGATGCTCAGGCCATGCCCCGGCTGTTGGAACCTCCTGTTTTGGCACTTGATCCCAATGATGAGAACCTCATTTTGGAAATTCCTGATGAGAAGGAAGAGGCCACCTCTAACTCCCCCTCCAAGGAGAGTAAGAAGGAATCATCTCTGAAGAAGAGTCGAATTCTCTTGGGCAAAACAGGTGTCATCAGGGAGGAACCACAGCAGAACATGTCTCAGCCGGAAGTGAAAGATCCATGGAATCTCTCCAATGATGAGTATTATTTCCCCAAGCAACAGGGTCTTCGGGGCACCTTTGGAGGGAATATTATCCAGCATTCAATTCCTGCTATGGAATTATGGCAGCCCTTCTTTCCCACCCACATGGGGCCCATCAAAATCCGGCAGTTCCATCGCCCACCTCTGAAAAAGTACTCATTTGGTGCACTCTCTCAGCCAGGTCCCCATTCAGTCCAACCTTTGCTAAAGCACATCAAAAAAAAGACCAAGATGAGAGAACGAGAGAGGCAAGCCTCAGGTGGTGGAGAGTTGTTTTTTATGCGCACACCTCAGGATCTCACAGGCAAAGATGGAGATCTTATTCTTGCAGAATATAGTGAGGAAAATGGACCCTTAATGATGCAGGTTGGCATGGCAACCAAGATAAAGAACTATTATAAACGGAAACCTGGCAAAGATCCTGGAGCACCAGATTGTAAATATGGGGAAACTGTTTACTGCCATACATCTCCTTTCTTGGGCTCTCTCCATCCTGGCCAATTACTGCAGGCACTTGAGAACAACCTTTTTCGTGCTCCAGTGTATCTTCATAAGATGCCAGAAACTGATTTTCTGATCATTCGGACAAGACAGGGTTACTATATTCGGGAATTAGTGGATATTTTTGTGGTTGGCCAGCAGTGTCCCTTGTTTGAAGTTCCTGGGCCTAACTCCAGAAGGGCCAATATGCATATTCGAGACTTTCTACAGGTTTTTATTTACCGCCTTTTCTGGAAGAGTAAAGATCGGCCACGGAGGATACGAATGGAAGATATAAAAAAAGCCTTTCCTTCCCATTCAGAAAGCAGCATCCGGAAGAGGCTAAAGCTCTGTGCTGACTTCAAACGCACAGGGATGGATTCAAACTGGTGGGTGCTTAAGTCTGATTTTCGTTTACCAACGGAAGAAGAGATCAGAGCTAAGGTGTCACCAGAGCAGTGCTGTGCTTATTATAGCATGATAGCTGCAAAGCAACGACTGAAGGATGCTGGCTATGGTGAGAAATCCTTTTTTGccccagaagaagaaaatgaggaagatttcCAGTTGAAGATTGATGATGAAGTTCACGCTGCTCCTTGGAACACCACAAGGGCCTTCATTGCTGCCATGAAGGGCAAGTGTCTCCTAGAGGTGACTGGGGTGGCAGATCCCACAGGGTGTGGTGAAGGATTCTCCTATGTGAAGATTCCAAATAAACCAACACAGCAGAAGGATGATAAAGAGCCACAGGCAGTGAAGAAGACAGTGACAGGAACAGATGCAGACCTTCGTCGCCTTTCCCTGAAAAATGCCAAGCAACTTCTACGTAAATTTGGTGTGCCTGAGGAAGAGATTAAAAAGTTGTCCCGCTGGGAAGTGATTGATGTGGTGCGCACAATGTCAACAGAACAGGCTCATTCTGGAGAGGGGCCCATGAGTAAATTTGCCCGTGGATCAAGGTTTTCTGTGGCTGAGCATCAAGAGCATTACAAAGAGGAATGTCAGCGTATCTTTGACCTACAGAACAAGGTTCTGTCATCAACTGAGGTCTTATCAACTGACACAGACAGCAGCTCAGCTGAAGATAGTGACTTTGAAGAAATGGGAAAGAACATTGAGAACATGTTGCAGAACAAGAAAACCAGCTCTCAGCTGTCACATGAATGGGAGGAGCAGGAGCGGAAGGAACTACGGCGAATGCTACTGGTAGCAGGCTCAGCAGCATCAGGAAACAATCACAGAGATGATGACACAGCTTCCATGACTAGCCTTAACTCTTCTGCCACTGGACACTGTCTCAAGATTTATCGCACATTTCGAGATGAAGAGGGGAAAGAGTATGTTCGCTGTGAGACAGTCCGAAAACCAGCTGTCATTGATGCCTATGTGCGCATACGGACTACAAAAGATGAGAAATTCATTCAAAAATTTGCCCTTTTTGATGAAAAACATCGGGAAGAGATGCGGAAAGAACGGCGGAGGATTCAAGAGCAACTGAGGCGGCTTAAGCGGAGCCAGGAAAAGGAGAAGCTTAAGGGTCCTCCTGAGAAGAAGCCCAAGAAAGTGAAGGAGCGTCCTGACCTAAAACTGAAATGTGGGGCATGTGGTGCCATTGGACATATGAGGACTAACAAATTCTGCCCCCTCTATTATCAAACAAATGTGCCACCTTCCAAACCTGTTGCCATGACagaagagcaggaggaggagttGGAAAAGACAGTCATTCATAATGATAATGAAGAACTTATCAAGGTTGAAGGGACCAAAATTGTCTTGGGGAAACAGCTAATTGAGAATGTGGATGAGGTTCGCAGAAAATCTCTGGTTCTCAAGTTTCCTAAACAGCAGCTTCCTCCAAAGAAGAAACGGCGAGTTGGAACCACTGTTCATTGTGACTATTTGAATATACCTCATAAGTCCATCCACCGACGCCGCACAGACCCTATGGTGACGCTGTCATCCATCCTGGAGTCTATCGTCAATGACATGAGAGATCTTCCAAATACACACCCTTTCCACACTCCAGTCAATGCAAAGTTTGTAAAGGACTACTACAAAATCATCACTCGGCCAATGGACCTACAAACACTCCGTGAAAATGTGCGTAAATGCCTCTACCCATCTCGGGAAGAGTTCAGAGAGCATCTGGAGCTAATTGTGAAAAACAGTGCAACCTACAATGGGCCAAAACATTCATTGACTCAGATCTCTCAATCCATGCTGGATCTCTGTGATGAAAAActcaaagagaaagaagacaaattAGCTCGCTTAGAGAAAGCTATCAACCCCTTGCTGGATGATGATGACCAAGtggcattttctttcattctggaCAACATTGTCACCCAGAAAATGATGGCAGTTCCAGATTCTTGGCCATTTCATCACCCAGTTAATAAGAAGTTTGTTCCAGATTATTACAAAATGATTGTCAATCCAGTGGATTTAGAGACCATACGTAAGAACATCTCCAAGCACAAGTATCAGAGTCGGGAGAGTTTTCTAGATGATGTAAACCTTATTCTTGCCAACAGTGTTAAGTATAATGGACCTGAGAGTCAGTACACTAAGACTGCTCAGGAGATTGTGAACATCTGTTACCAGACAATTACTGAGTATGATGAGCATTTGACTCAACTTGAGAAGGATATTTGTACAGCTAAAGAAGCAGCTTTGGAGGAAGCAGAATTAGAAAGCCTGGACCCAATGACCCCAGGGCCCTacacatctcagcctcctgatatGTATGATACCAACACATCCCTCAGTATGTCTCGAGATGCCTCTGTATTTCAAGATGAGAGCAATATGTTTGTCTTGGATATTTCCACTGCcactccagaaaagcagatgtgCCAGGGCCAAGGTAGGCTGGGTGAGGAAGACTCTGATGTGGATGTTGAAGGGtatgatgatgaggaggaggatgggAAACCTAAGCCTCCAGCCCCAGAAGGGGGAGATGGTGATCTTGCAGATGAAGAGGAAGGAACTGTACAACAACCTGAAGCCAGTGTCCTGTATGAGGATTTGCTTATATCTGAAGGAGAAGATGATGAGGAAGATGCTGGGAGTGATGAAGAAGGAGACAATCCTTTCTCTGCTATCCAGCTGAGTGAAAGTGGAAGTGACTCTGATGTGGGATATGGTGGAATAAGACCCAAACAACCC TCATGCTTCAGCATGCTTCAGGAGAACACAAGGATGGGcatggaaaatgaagaaagcatGATGTCCCATGAGGGAGACGGCGGGGAGGCTTCCCATGATTTGGAGGATAGCAACATCAGTTATGGGAGCTGTGAGGAGCCTGATCCCAAGTTGAACACCCAAGACACAAGCTTCAGCAGCATCGGAAatttccagctgggcatggtggctcacacctgtaatctcagcactctgggaggccgaggcgggcggatcacctga